The following proteins come from a genomic window of Natrinema saccharevitans:
- a CDS encoding PH domain-containing protein, whose translation MALGSTPDWFHISDDEDVVWESRPHPVTMGTRLPVGIAIAIAGFLLAGWSGTDGIGTLTVLGVLVTVVGTAVAGARYLRWTNTRYVITSTELYKKRGVVSRDITQFRLERVQNTSLRQSWIGRMLGYGDLTVYTAGSGEPELTFERVPSPERASSRLSDQLEAVATDESTV comes from the coding sequence ATGGCCCTCGGTTCGACGCCCGACTGGTTTCACATCAGCGACGACGAGGACGTCGTCTGGGAGAGCCGTCCCCATCCGGTCACGATGGGAACGCGGCTGCCGGTCGGGATCGCGATCGCGATCGCGGGGTTTCTCCTCGCCGGCTGGAGCGGGACCGACGGCATCGGGACCCTGACGGTCCTCGGCGTCCTCGTGACCGTCGTCGGCACGGCCGTCGCCGGTGCCCGCTATCTTCGCTGGACGAACACCCGCTACGTCATCACCTCGACGGAACTCTACAAGAAACGCGGCGTCGTCTCCAGAGACATTACCCAGTTTCGCCTCGAGCGAGTCCAGAACACCAGCCTCCGGCAGTCGTGGATCGGCCGCATGCTCGGGTACGGCGATCTGACGGTCTACACTGCGGGCTCGGGCGAGCCGGAGCTGACCTTCGAGCGGGTACCCAGTCCCGAGCGAGCGAGCAGTCGGCTCAGCGACCAGCTCGAGGCCGTCGCGACCGACGAGTCGACCGTCTGA
- a CDS encoding FtsZ/tubulin family protein, with translation MTNLCKICMAREGEWTESTLVDHVRAAHGDEPESVEQVYPELCEEVFAEEADEGDATTGETRPDPGPTETPSEDLLDSSYGKKWFLIGVGGAGNNILDAVLLRRETLAENNERRARIWEGGLAGYGPLNTNVSELEQTYYAQEEKGYSRNDLLPNCIIGFGRHDYAGAGYRWDIGKELMEADFEDGADPFRERWDMRTDRIQDSQAVMFIHSVTKGTGCGATPVVADRLRNDVLGDDTIVPKPLFSSVVIPSEGTEYSKYGGRAKVNGVVGLARTSRAVDAIIPFDNNRLEAVQADIRPRIDRLEEFNPPQYTDINRPLVAFLEAFTMSSVPQFLDRDATMSIMGDVFDPADSFRPVEDKYRLNPDASFTPAVILAPILGRSRANSFDRSKLEILVRNALFQNKLAEFDPTTAWGGTFLLYGPAEKMDEVSEFVADGTVTEIVSGEEFLDAGDTAGIETVDVHVKQLVTPDLDDVHLWGTLWNPEMPSLSDMYERAQRLKQEGSSEQAENVREEWDAVEALFSCLGRENMA, from the coding sequence ATGACGAACCTCTGTAAGATCTGTATGGCACGGGAGGGGGAGTGGACGGAGTCGACCCTCGTCGACCACGTCCGGGCCGCACACGGCGACGAACCGGAATCGGTCGAACAGGTGTATCCCGAACTGTGCGAGGAAGTGTTCGCCGAGGAGGCCGACGAGGGGGACGCGACCACCGGCGAGACGCGACCGGATCCGGGACCGACCGAGACGCCGAGCGAAGACCTGCTCGACAGTTCCTACGGCAAAAAGTGGTTTCTCATTGGCGTCGGCGGGGCGGGGAACAACATCCTCGACGCGGTGCTGTTACGCCGCGAGACGCTGGCCGAGAACAACGAACGTCGCGCCCGGATCTGGGAGGGCGGACTCGCCGGTTACGGCCCCCTGAACACGAACGTCAGCGAACTCGAGCAGACCTACTACGCCCAGGAGGAGAAGGGGTACAGCCGCAACGACCTGCTGCCCAACTGCATCATCGGGTTCGGCCGCCACGACTACGCGGGCGCCGGCTACCGGTGGGACATCGGCAAGGAACTGATGGAAGCCGACTTCGAGGACGGTGCCGATCCGTTCCGGGAGCGCTGGGACATGCGGACCGATCGGATTCAGGACTCGCAGGCGGTGATGTTCATCCACAGCGTCACGAAAGGCACCGGCTGTGGCGCGACGCCGGTCGTCGCCGATCGCCTCCGAAACGACGTCCTCGGAGACGACACGATCGTTCCGAAGCCGCTCTTTAGCAGCGTCGTCATCCCCTCCGAGGGGACCGAGTACTCGAAGTACGGCGGCCGCGCGAAGGTAAACGGCGTCGTCGGGCTCGCGCGCACCTCGCGAGCGGTCGACGCAATTATCCCGTTCGACAACAATCGCCTCGAGGCCGTTCAGGCGGACATCCGCCCGCGGATCGATCGGCTCGAGGAGTTCAACCCGCCCCAGTACACGGATATCAACCGGCCGCTCGTGGCCTTCCTCGAGGCGTTTACGATGTCGTCGGTGCCGCAGTTCCTCGACCGGGACGCGACGATGTCGATCATGGGCGACGTGTTCGATCCGGCCGACAGCTTCCGGCCGGTCGAGGACAAGTACCGGCTGAACCCGGACGCGTCGTTCACGCCGGCGGTGATCCTCGCGCCGATTCTGGGCCGATCGCGCGCGAACTCGTTCGATCGCTCGAAGCTCGAGATCCTCGTCCGGAACGCGCTGTTCCAGAACAAGCTGGCCGAGTTCGACCCGACGACGGCCTGGGGCGGGACCTTCCTCCTGTACGGCCCCGCCGAGAAGATGGACGAGGTGTCGGAGTTCGTCGCCGACGGGACGGTGACTGAAATCGTCTCCGGCGAGGAGTTTCTCGACGCGGGCGACACCGCGGGGATCGAGACCGTCGACGTCCACGTCAAACAGCTCGTCACGCCCGACCTCGACGACGTCCACCTCTGGGGGACGCTGTGGAACCCAGAGATGCCGTCGCTGTCGGACATGTACGAGCGGGCCCAGCGGCTCAAACAGGAGGGCAGCAGCGAACAGGCCGAGAACGTCCGCGAGGAGTGGGACGCCGTCGAGGCGCTGTTTTCCTGTCTCGGCCGCGAGAACATGGCATAA
- a CDS encoding DEAD/DEAH box helicase, which yields MEVAEILPEFADAFAFEEFNRMQREALPALLESSENVVASAPTASGKTALAELAICKSLADGGTALFIAPMRALTNEKEDDWDRFEALDYSVYVVTGERDLNPRRARRADILVMTPEKLDSATRKHDSRRYDFVTDIDVCVIDEVHLLDADRRGSVLEVTISRLRRLCDPRIVALSATMPNVDDVAAWLDAPEEATFEFGDEYRPVDLKSGVRTYTHGDNAFADKYRRLYRALDLAEPHLREDGQALVFVSSRQDTVQAAKKARDEIAERDVSMGVRGDYDFHTDLKEAIDNDTLRQSILDGVAFHHAGLSKEERDLVEEWFKQGHVELLFSTSTLAWGVNLPARCVVIRDTKYHDPLEGEVDMSPLDALQMLGRAGRPGYDDVGYGWVVCDSSEADKYRRLLRDGKEIESRLAESLETHLNAEIAMGTITDLEDVMDWLETTFYYVRGQSKPDEYDFPNLRGRVRDCLEGLVDRGFVETGADLSIEATPLGVLTSKYYLRLDTAARFDVLCDRAESGPITTADVLETVATAEEFDSVSARQDERDAISAVLVGEDTDDLDAGERKVLAILRGAASGSTPAELRSDAWAIRRNATRLVSALGAFLDRFVGPHAANLARRVEARIENGVAEDAVGLTAIDGVGPGRASKLAKEGLSTPGDVTDAGVEGLIDAGLSDGVAERVAEGAGSLPALEIDWGQFPETVATGENEVCEVTVRNVGEPARAGIRVTVNGVEMTSTNAYLRDEEAVPVGVFGADADELEFTVSVAFPEEPLVPITASRTVDVR from the coding sequence ATGGAGGTCGCCGAGATTCTCCCCGAGTTCGCCGACGCCTTCGCCTTCGAGGAGTTCAACCGCATGCAACGCGAGGCCCTGCCGGCCTTGCTCGAGTCGTCGGAGAACGTGGTCGCGAGCGCGCCGACGGCCTCGGGGAAGACGGCGCTCGCGGAACTGGCGATCTGTAAGTCGCTCGCGGACGGCGGTACCGCGCTCTTTATCGCGCCGATGCGAGCGCTGACCAACGAGAAGGAAGACGACTGGGACCGCTTCGAGGCGCTGGACTATTCGGTCTACGTCGTCACCGGCGAGCGCGATCTCAACCCCCGCCGCGCGCGCCGGGCGGACATCCTCGTGATGACTCCCGAGAAACTGGACTCGGCGACCCGCAAACACGACTCCCGACGCTACGACTTCGTCACCGACATCGACGTCTGCGTCATCGACGAGGTTCACTTGCTGGACGCGGATCGACGGGGCTCGGTGCTGGAGGTGACGATCTCCCGGCTGCGCCGGCTCTGTGATCCCCGCATCGTCGCGCTGTCTGCGACGATGCCCAACGTCGACGACGTGGCGGCGTGGCTCGACGCCCCCGAGGAGGCCACCTTCGAGTTCGGCGACGAGTACCGGCCCGTCGACCTCAAATCGGGCGTCAGGACCTACACCCACGGCGACAACGCCTTCGCGGACAAGTACCGCCGGCTCTACCGGGCGCTGGACCTCGCCGAACCCCACCTCCGGGAGGACGGCCAGGCGCTGGTCTTCGTCTCCTCGCGACAGGACACCGTGCAGGCGGCCAAGAAGGCCAGAGACGAGATCGCCGAACGCGACGTCTCGATGGGCGTCCGGGGGGACTACGATTTCCACACCGATCTGAAGGAAGCGATCGACAACGACACCCTCCGGCAGTCGATCCTCGACGGCGTCGCCTTCCACCACGCGGGCCTCTCGAAGGAGGAACGGGACCTCGTCGAGGAGTGGTTCAAGCAGGGCCACGTCGAACTCCTCTTCTCGACGTCGACGCTGGCGTGGGGCGTCAACCTGCCCGCCCGCTGTGTCGTGATCCGCGATACGAAGTACCACGACCCCCTCGAGGGCGAGGTCGACATGAGCCCGCTCGACGCCCTCCAGATGCTCGGCCGCGCCGGCCGGCCGGGCTACGACGACGTCGGCTACGGCTGGGTCGTCTGCGACTCGAGCGAGGCCGACAAGTACCGCCGCCTGCTCCGGGACGGCAAGGAGATCGAGTCCCGACTCGCCGAGAGCCTCGAGACGCATCTCAACGCCGAGATCGCGATGGGGACGATCACCGATCTCGAGGACGTGATGGACTGGCTCGAGACGACCTTCTACTACGTCCGCGGCCAGTCCAAACCCGACGAGTACGACTTTCCGAACCTGCGCGGGCGGGTCAGAGACTGCCTCGAGGGGCTGGTCGACCGCGGCTTCGTCGAGACCGGCGCGGACCTCTCGATCGAGGCGACGCCGCTGGGCGTGTTGACCTCGAAGTACTACCTCCGGTTGGACACTGCGGCTCGCTTCGACGTCCTCTGTGATCGGGCCGAGTCGGGCCCGATCACGACCGCGGACGTCCTCGAGACGGTCGCGACCGCCGAGGAGTTCGACTCGGTGTCGGCCCGGCAGGACGAACGCGACGCGATATCGGCGGTACTGGTCGGCGAGGACACCGACGACCTCGACGCCGGCGAGCGGAAGGTCCTCGCGATCTTGCGCGGGGCCGCGAGCGGCTCGACGCCGGCGGAACTGCGCAGCGACGCGTGGGCCATCCGGCGCAACGCGACCCGGCTCGTCTCCGCGCTGGGTGCCTTCCTCGATCGGTTCGTCGGCCCCCACGCCGCGAACCTCGCGCGCCGCGTCGAGGCCCGCATCGAGAACGGCGTCGCCGAGGACGCGGTCGGGCTCACCGCCATCGACGGCGTCGGGCCGGGCCGCGCGAGCAAGCTCGCGAAAGAGGGACTGTCGACCCCCGGCGACGTCACCGACGCCGGCGTCGAGGGGCTGATCGACGCCGGCCTCTCCGACGGCGTCGCCGAGCGCGTCGCCGAGGGCGCGGGATCGCTTCCCGCCCTCGAGATCGACTGGGGGCAGTTCCCCGAGACCGTCGCGACGGGGGAAAACGAGGTCTGCGAAGTGACGGTCCGCAACGTCGGCGAGCCGGCCCGCGCGGGGATTCGGGTGACGGTCAACGGCGTCGAGATGACGAGTACGAACGCCTACCTGCGCGACGAGGAGGCCGTCCCGGTCGGCGTCTTCGGTGCCGACGCGGACGAACTCGAGTTCACCGTCAGCGTCGCCTTCCCGGAGGAGCCGCTGGTACCGATCACGGCGAGCCGGACGGTCGACGTTCGATAG
- a CDS encoding FtsZ/tubulin family protein: MTYLFVGAGQAGGAIVDSVFDYTDDSLLGLFDSADISTVGRPLVFNSTMRDLQNLSNVPPEDQYGIAEQHGLVQGTEAGFEEMVTGGFGRNPVDADEVMAEHAPQIQTILGEKFEAGSAGSFEDAFDDQAEDAFDESLEDEEALEDGGTETEGAPPEPDSAQETDPTGTGTVQFAFLCLGLGGGTGCGIGPHLAREIKAFTDGRAKVVAIAVLPNTRGSADEDGAADGDSPSPGRQAWNARYGLDRLEEEVDGIVLVDNQRISYLDSAGGEFGEYNDYVAASVYDMVAGPVLSGVDPSAVDGIDTPDIDVRDIVTSLSFGVAGEESTPGYAAIGRSVTMTKSLPGYLLPFVGKRDIDSAALSRLSAAKQTLAKADVEDAQKAISLIRAPKSNLEAGGNSVEIGTVKEYLERSCGLNEVNIGVAMSDRNLASVTTLLTYRREDIDRLADIEAAAEAYEDETEELLA, encoded by the coding sequence ATGACGTACCTGTTCGTTGGGGCCGGACAAGCGGGGGGAGCCATCGTCGATTCGGTGTTCGATTACACCGACGATTCGCTGCTTGGGTTGTTCGACTCGGCCGACATCTCGACGGTCGGTCGGCCGCTGGTGTTCAATTCGACGATGCGGGACCTGCAGAACCTCTCGAACGTGCCGCCCGAAGATCAGTACGGGATCGCGGAACAGCACGGACTCGTCCAGGGCACCGAGGCGGGGTTCGAGGAGATGGTGACCGGCGGGTTCGGTCGAAACCCCGTCGACGCCGACGAGGTGATGGCCGAACACGCCCCGCAGATACAGACGATCCTCGGCGAGAAGTTCGAGGCCGGATCCGCGGGCTCGTTCGAAGACGCGTTCGACGATCAGGCCGAGGACGCGTTCGACGAGTCGCTCGAGGACGAGGAAGCCCTCGAAGACGGGGGCACGGAGACCGAGGGGGCACCACCGGAGCCCGACTCCGCCCAGGAGACCGATCCGACGGGGACGGGAACGGTCCAGTTCGCGTTCCTGTGTCTCGGGCTCGGGGGCGGGACCGGCTGCGGGATCGGTCCCCATCTCGCTCGCGAGATCAAGGCGTTTACCGACGGCCGGGCCAAGGTCGTCGCGATCGCGGTGTTGCCGAACACGCGCGGATCGGCCGACGAGGATGGGGCGGCCGACGGAGACAGCCCCAGTCCCGGTCGGCAAGCCTGGAACGCCCGGTACGGTCTCGATCGTCTCGAGGAGGAAGTCGACGGGATCGTGCTGGTCGACAACCAGCGGATCTCCTATCTCGACTCGGCGGGCGGGGAGTTCGGCGAGTACAACGACTACGTCGCCGCGTCGGTCTACGACATGGTCGCCGGACCGGTGTTGAGCGGGGTCGATCCCAGCGCGGTCGACGGGATCGACACCCCCGACATCGACGTGCGGGACATCGTGACGTCGCTGTCGTTCGGCGTCGCCGGCGAGGAGTCGACGCCGGGCTACGCCGCGATCGGGCGCTCGGTGACGATGACCAAGTCGCTACCGGGCTATTTGCTCCCGTTCGTCGGCAAACGCGACATCGACAGCGCGGCGCTGTCTCGGCTCTCGGCGGCCAAGCAGACGCTCGCGAAGGCCGACGTAGAGGACGCCCAGAAGGCGATCTCGCTGATCAGGGCCCCGAAATCGAACCTCGAGGCCGGCGGCAACAGCGTCGAGATCGGGACGGTCAAGGAGTATCTCGAGCGCAGTTGTGGTCTCAACGAGGTCAACATCGGCGTCGCGATGAGCGACCGGAACCTCGCGTCGGTGACGACGCTGTTGACTTACCGCCGCGAGGACATCGATCGGCTCGCGGACATCGAGGCGGCGGCCGAGGCCTACGAGGACGAGACGGAGGAGTTGCTCGCATGA
- a CDS encoding coiled-coil domain-containing protein: MQLESRVAEWGTRPDAVLSLADDPLPLAIAGAVVVLVAGIAVGRRRGTETAEGDDGAGPIPGGDGRETTAREESDGATFEDRIGEATLERLAPIAPDAVERVRELVAEGRVADREGLDRAERELRRGLEEALADGRLDVGVTGPDGRAYEIVNLPSRYRELSLPPTGETVHVDAAERAVRDRLEDGSIREAAMAAAAVDDHREAVRRHVRDREEAIVDRRREIEATLSDVRELVDRLEGALADRVAEFVLEGRHDDVVGVSEIERRISDATRQLYRCSFDDARRALRDADEAADELLVTVDFLGGLVGTIEHGSGRVAIPAGVSTALMTDLEPIVERQYDVDATIDGDAFVVADRGPTGERPSPTDGVGEPADATAVGEPDDGSTAVTESRSAVAPEAVADEILFVLRELDGSPDGATVQCQTERLPDGVARAAVLEELAAFCRRQTDLVQGVDLQEGAPPGFLEIEFAGRTTPRDGLDALQERFVERHGD; this comes from the coding sequence ATGCAGCTCGAGTCGCGGGTGGCGGAATGGGGGACTCGACCGGACGCGGTACTCTCGCTGGCGGACGATCCGCTTCCGCTCGCGATCGCGGGGGCAGTGGTGGTACTCGTCGCGGGGATCGCGGTCGGCCGCAGACGCGGGACCGAGACGGCGGAGGGAGACGACGGTGCGGGCCCCATACCGGGAGGCGACGGCCGAGAAACGACCGCTCGCGAGGAGTCCGACGGCGCGACCTTCGAGGACCGCATCGGCGAGGCGACCCTCGAGCGGCTGGCTCCGATCGCGCCCGACGCGGTCGAACGGGTGCGCGAACTCGTCGCCGAGGGCCGCGTCGCCGACCGAGAGGGACTCGACCGCGCCGAGCGCGAACTTCGTCGCGGCCTCGAGGAGGCGCTGGCTGACGGACGCCTCGACGTGGGGGTCACCGGACCCGACGGCCGGGCGTACGAGATCGTGAACCTCCCGAGCCGATATCGGGAGCTGTCCCTGCCGCCGACCGGGGAGACGGTCCACGTCGACGCGGCCGAGCGGGCCGTCCGGGACCGGCTCGAGGACGGGTCGATCCGCGAGGCGGCCATGGCCGCCGCGGCGGTCGACGACCACCGCGAGGCGGTCCGTCGCCACGTTCGCGACCGCGAGGAAGCGATCGTCGACCGGCGACGCGAGATCGAGGCGACGCTGTCGGACGTCCGCGAGCTGGTCGACCGCCTCGAGGGTGCGCTGGCCGATCGCGTCGCGGAGTTCGTCCTCGAGGGCCGCCACGACGACGTGGTGGGGGTCAGCGAGATCGAGCGACGCATTTCCGACGCGACCCGGCAGCTGTATCGCTGTTCGTTCGACGACGCCCGGCGGGCGCTTCGGGACGCCGACGAGGCCGCCGACGAACTGCTGGTCACCGTCGACTTCCTCGGCGGGCTGGTCGGGACGATCGAACACGGGAGCGGGCGGGTCGCGATTCCGGCCGGCGTCTCGACGGCGCTGATGACCGACCTCGAGCCGATCGTCGAGCGACAGTACGACGTCGACGCGACGATCGACGGCGACGCGTTCGTCGTCGCGGATCGGGGTCCCACCGGCGAGCGTCCGTCGCCGACGGACGGCGTCGGGGAGCCGGCCGACGCGACGGCGGTCGGCGAACCGGACGACGGGTCGACGGCGGTCACGGAGAGCCGATCCGCCGTCGCACCCGAAGCGGTGGCGGACGAGATCCTGTTCGTCCTCCGGGAACTGGACGGAAGTCCCGACGGGGCGACGGTCCAGTGTCAGACCGAGCGACTCCCGGACGGGGTGGCTCGAGCGGCGGTCCTCGAGGAACTGGCCGCGTTCTGTCGCCGGCAGACGGATCTCGTCCAGGGCGTAGATTTACAGGAGGGCGCACCGCCGGGCTTCCTCGAGATCGAGTTCGCCGGTCGGACGACGCCGCGGGACGGACTGGACGCACTGCAAGAACGGTTCGTCGAGCGCCACGGCGACTGA
- a CDS encoding FtsZ/tubulin family protein: MAQTDTFTRWSVIASGEGGGRIASQFFDRTENPGIDDRILVMNTNRADLRNTIDRLKAKLNTTDEEAVIESHALEFGSQQGAGNFFPNGEACAREDLDRIVNRITEFGTSDAFMHVATLGGGTGNGSIPYVIDQFKDGLRDLNDDNAAQEWMDSVIHAAFGVWPYYYEQPQRHFNAVCGLSRLLRTDEDEQNADMVLLASNSHLDDEETGAGDQYDSINDAIITAIDLMIGAGRETRSVIDIKDYVTIPSQMDAYHFTPAVATDLNGSVYELEYMLDQAAEGTFVPMDVETTAAAYAIVRAPERMIDDGEITEPEVYEAFRDWTGKHDINVAGQASLTPKRGRGSDVDVLLLLGGFDLNPLLDHSWDDFEMLGESLAGQSRGGGADLTATQLDRIVDNLESYVERNAE, from the coding sequence ATGGCACAGACAGACACGTTTACGAGATGGAGCGTCATCGCCTCGGGAGAGGGTGGCGGACGCATCGCATCGCAGTTTTTCGACCGTACCGAGAACCCGGGGATCGACGATCGGATCCTCGTGATGAACACAAACAGGGCCGACCTGCGAAACACGATCGACCGGCTCAAAGCGAAGTTAAACACCACCGACGAGGAGGCGGTCATCGAGTCCCACGCCCTCGAGTTCGGCTCCCAGCAGGGGGCCGGCAACTTCTTCCCGAACGGGGAGGCCTGCGCGCGAGAGGACCTCGACCGGATCGTCAACCGGATCACGGAGTTCGGCACGAGCGACGCGTTCATGCACGTCGCGACGCTCGGCGGCGGGACCGGCAACGGATCGATCCCCTACGTGATCGACCAGTTCAAGGACGGGCTGCGTGATCTGAACGACGACAACGCCGCCCAGGAGTGGATGGACAGCGTGATCCACGCCGCGTTCGGCGTCTGGCCGTACTACTACGAGCAGCCCCAGCGACACTTCAACGCGGTCTGTGGACTCTCGCGGCTGCTCCGGACCGACGAGGACGAGCAGAACGCCGACATGGTGTTGCTCGCCTCGAACTCCCATCTCGACGACGAGGAGACCGGGGCCGGCGACCAGTACGACTCGATCAACGACGCGATCATCACCGCGATCGATCTGATGATCGGGGCCGGCCGCGAGACCCGCAGCGTCATCGACATCAAGGACTACGTCACGATCCCGTCCCAGATGGACGCCTACCACTTCACGCCCGCCGTCGCGACGGACCTCAACGGCTCCGTCTACGAACTCGAGTACATGCTCGATCAGGCGGCCGAGGGGACCTTCGTCCCCATGGACGTGGAGACGACGGCGGCGGCGTACGCGATCGTTCGCGCGCCCGAGCGGATGATCGACGACGGCGAGATCACCGAGCCGGAGGTCTACGAGGCGTTCCGCGACTGGACCGGGAAACACGACATCAACGTCGCCGGCCAGGCCAGCCTGACGCCAAAGCGGGGGCGGGGCAGCGACGTCGACGTCCTCCTGCTGCTTGGCGGATTCGACCTGAATCCCCTGCTCGATCACTCCTGGGACGACTTCGAGATGCTCGGCGAGAGCCTCGCCGGCCAGTCCCGCGGCGGCGGCGCAGACCTCACGGCCACACAGCTCGACCGGATCGTCGACAACCTCGAGAGCTACGTCGAACGGAACGCGGAGTGA
- a CDS encoding AAA family ATPase, with product MAADINNLRWRVGWSPWRVIIGVTVVFTIVGAAMEAIGPFIGLGLLGGIVVWYWGVREINNKYEPLIQKFIGESERNARRGIEVDSADLYNLTYNSGNSPPLVSPSDTYHNTTIVITDTSINLNKGARYDMEARSGSGGGTNEEIYYDQVTGVRSHQDGTFTELEIQTAGGESTRISSIATDTVDEVVSEVRQRVREIKNPGSSRGPGTDPNRRGTQRATDRTEPAADRESGPSAVTEQSGGEPAPARDDGNEPAQTAAHPVTTVADDVTSRTRPTDPIADELCRVLSDPDPDEARLEDALEDAVDRLEQAGAVADAVEGIDDPTADAQLQSAKRTLSVREGAIAAGLEPVFDRVLEGGESSAVESELAETEAALSETEAELERSEREYERIRTAAETVCREADRSGAVSFRTGDVADRTAELADALESGSVALEDPDATRTTETSVASAASDLERSVRPESSQSRELLETLSESEPDGVESVLRSTVDSLDAYADLRAVVADIGERDVRRRLDAIDDELGRKDGDVYRHLADRVRELEAMLDRDGITDVQLYAMYQEATFYDRTLLPRLSRSLGGDSGANLGQSVAEIEERIDAIEREYVEVRADHNHTIPRHFLSLADDLRDEAQRAESEDPMRAAGLCGAADQVLDHVEALYERNEYSVMLRRLRG from the coding sequence ATGGCAGCGGACATCAACAATCTCCGGTGGAGGGTGGGGTGGTCGCCGTGGCGCGTGATCATCGGCGTGACGGTCGTGTTTACGATCGTCGGAGCGGCCATGGAAGCGATCGGGCCGTTCATCGGACTCGGACTGCTCGGAGGCATCGTCGTCTGGTACTGGGGCGTCAGGGAAATCAACAACAAGTACGAACCGCTCATCCAGAAGTTCATCGGCGAATCCGAGCGGAACGCGAGACGGGGCATCGAGGTCGACAGCGCGGATTTATACAATCTGACGTACAATTCCGGGAATTCGCCGCCGCTTGTCAGTCCATCCGATACGTACCACAACACGACTATCGTCATCACCGATACGTCGATCAACCTGAACAAAGGTGCGAGATATGACATGGAAGCGCGGTCGGGGTCCGGCGGCGGCACCAACGAGGAGATCTATTACGATCAGGTGACCGGCGTCCGCTCCCATCAGGACGGGACGTTCACCGAACTCGAGATCCAGACGGCCGGCGGGGAATCGACCAGAATCAGTTCGATCGCGACGGACACCGTCGACGAGGTCGTCTCCGAGGTCCGCCAGCGGGTTCGGGAGATCAAAAATCCCGGTTCGAGCCGTGGCCCCGGAACCGACCCGAACCGACGGGGGACACAGAGGGCGACGGATCGCACGGAGCCGGCGGCGGATCGGGAGTCCGGCCCGTCAGCGGTCACCGAGCAGAGCGGCGGCGAACCCGCGCCCGCTCGAGACGACGGCAACGAGCCGGCTCAGACGGCGGCGCATCCGGTGACGACGGTCGCGGACGACGTCACCTCGCGAACGCGACCGACCGACCCGATCGCCGACGAACTGTGTCGGGTTCTCTCGGACCCGGACCCGGACGAGGCGCGACTCGAGGACGCCCTCGAGGACGCGGTCGACCGGCTCGAGCAAGCGGGAGCCGTCGCCGACGCCGTCGAGGGAATCGACGATCCGACGGCGGACGCACAGCTCCAGTCGGCGAAACGTACGTTGTCCGTGCGAGAGGGGGCGATCGCCGCCGGTCTCGAACCGGTGTTCGATCGCGTCCTCGAGGGCGGTGAATCGTCGGCGGTCGAATCCGAACTCGCGGAAACGGAGGCGGCACTCTCGGAGACGGAAGCCGAGTTGGAACGGTCCGAACGGGAGTACGAGCGGATACGGACCGCGGCCGAGACGGTCTGTCGCGAGGCCGACCGAAGCGGCGCGGTCTCCTTCCGGACGGGCGACGTCGCCGACCGAACCGCGGAACTCGCGGACGCCCTCGAAAGCGGTTCGGTCGCGCTCGAGGACCCGGACGCGACGCGAACGACCGAGACGTCGGTCGCGTCGGCTGCTTCGGACCTCGAGCGGAGCGTGCGACCGGAGTCGTCACAGTCCCGCGAACTGCTCGAGACGCTGAGCGAGTCCGAACCCGACGGCGTCGAGTCGGTGTTGCGCTCGACGGTCGACTCGCTGGACGCCTACGCGGACCTGCGGGCCGTCGTCGCCGACATCGGCGAACGCGACGTGCGGCGACGGCTCGACGCGATCGACGACGAACTCGGGCGCAAGGACGGCGACGTCTACCGGCACCTCGCGGATCGGGTGCGGGAACTCGAGGCGATGCTCGATCGCGACGGTATCACCGACGTCCAGCTGTACGCAATGTATCAGGAGGCGACCTTCTACGATCGGACGCTGTTGCCGCGACTGTCCCGCTCGCTGGGCGGTGACAGCGGGGCGAACCTCGGGCAGTCGGTCGCCGAGATCGAAGAGCGGATCGACGCCATCGAACGCGAATACGTCGAGGTCAGGGCCGATCACAACCACACCATTCCGCGGCACTTCCTCTCGCTGGCCGACGATCTCCGGGACGAGGCCCAGCGCGCCGAAAGCGAGGACCCGATGCGGGCGGCCGGCCTCTGTGGGGCTGCCGATCAGGTGCTGGACCACGTCGAAGCCCTCTACGAGCGAAACGAGTACAGCGTCATGCTCCGTCGGCTCCGCGGGTAG